In the genome of Vicia villosa cultivar HV-30 ecotype Madison, WI linkage group LG7, Vvil1.0, whole genome shotgun sequence, one region contains:
- the LOC131618964 gene encoding ankyrin repeat-containing protein BDA1-like produces MNTKSVDQLKLSAETNNIDLLYEVIQDDPSILEIIDKKQFVDTPLHIAASRGHLKFATEIMNLKPSFAMKLNMQGYSPIHLAMNNLPIHPAEDNPQRVMVLKLVGINKDLVRVKGREGLTPLHIACQNGEVELLAEFLIACPDSIEDENVTGESALHIAVINHQFKALQVLVGWLKENCKTGARMLQNKIFNHKDDEGNTALHIAALSSKSEVVQFLVKKTGIKLNAKNLKSKTALDLATLENKKILICANAKPGSQITKAMTLTEYLRFLATIIDIRTWIRRLRTDITEEQRNTWLIVATLVATVTFESALNPPGGVFQVSASDDNNMKIKSRDGFFSTRGNAGKSILSKENFMVFSIMNMLSFFGSITAILFLTPWGAVGLLVILPVGLFIGCYLYALPSISPTHATTIIIYIPIYSILIMFYVYLIFITYTHIVLKKRYMRSTTQTDVSQTAVARV; encoded by the exons ATGAACACAAAAAGTGTCGACCAACTGAAACTTTCAGCTGAAACAAATAACATAGATCTCCTCTATGAAGTAATTCAAGATGACCCATCTATTTTGGAAATCATAGATAAAAAGCAATTTGTAGATACTCCTTTGCATATCGCTGCATCTAGGGGTCATCTCAAGTTTGCCACAGAAATTATGAATTTGAAACCTTCATTTGCTATGAAGCTAAATATGCAAGGATACAGCCCCATTCATCTTGCTATGAATAACCTCCCCATTCATCCTGCTGAGGATAACCCCCAAAGGGTGATGGTGTTAAAGTTGGTTGGCATCAATAAAGATCTTGTTAGAGTTAAAGGAAGAGAAGGCTTGACTCCACTTCATATTGCATGTCAAAATGGGGAGGTTGAACTTTTAGCTGAATTCCTCATTGCTTGTCCAGATTCCATTGAAGATGAAAATGTGACTGGTGAGTCTGCTTTGCATATTGCTGTAATCAATCATCAATTTAAGGCCCTTCAAGTACTTGTTGGCTGGCTCAAAGAAAATTGCAAGACAGGTGCTAGAATGctgcaaaataaaatattcaaccaCAAAGACGATGAAGGCAACACTGCTCTGCACATTGCAGCCCTTAGTAGTAAATCAGAG GTGGTACAATTTCTGGTAAAAAAAACCGGAATAAAATTGAATGCAAAGAATTTGAAGAGCAAAACAGCATTAGATTTAGCAACTCTAGAGAACAAGAAAATATTAATTTGTGCTAATGCAAAACCTGGCTCACAAATCACTAAGGCTATGACACTTACAGAATATCTAAGATTTTTAGCCACAATTATTGATATTCGAACTTGGATACGTAGACTTAGAACTGATATAACCGAGGAGCAGCGTAACACTTGGTTGATAGTTGCGACTCTTGTTGCAACTGTAACCTTTGAATCCGCACTGAATCCTCCTGGTGGAGTTTTCCAGGTTAGTGCAAGTGATGACAACAACATGAAAATCAAGTCTAGAGATGGGTTTTTTTCTACCCGAGGAAATGCTGGGAAATCGATCTTGTCAAAAGAGAATTTCATGGTGTTTTCAATAATGAATATGCTTTCCTTTTTCGGATCAATTACAGCAATATTATTTCTGACACCATGGGGAGCAGTAGGCCTCTTAGTGATACTTCCAGTGGGTTTGTTTATTGGTTGCTATCTATATGCTCTACCGTCAATATCTCCTACACATGCCACCACCATAATTATTTACATCCCGATCTACtcaatattaattatgttttatgtttatttaatttttatcacaTACACTCATATTGTATTGAAAAAGAGATACATGAGATCGACAACTCAAACCGATGTATCCCAAACCGCTGTAGCCCGAGTTTAA